TGATATCCGGCGGCTAAATTATTTTTTAGCATCTTCCGTTTGGCGCTAAACCCGATTTTTACCATCCGAAAAAATTCCTTTTCATTGACTTTCGACTTTATGGACTTTATGACTTTCAACTTAATAATCGCGCTATCCACTTCCGGCTTGGGCCAGAAGCAGTTAGCCGGCGCAATATCTATAATTTCCGGCTCTGCGTAAAATTGAACGGAAACAGCCAGCAGGCTCATTTTGGGAGGGGAAGCAACAATCCTTTCCGCCACTTCTTTTTGCAGCATCAGAACCATCATCCCCGGTTTATTCTCGGCGGACAAAAATTTTCTTAAAAAGATGGAGGTAATATTATATGGTAAATTGGCTACAATCTTATATTCCCCCTTGCCTGCCCCGCTCCTGCGGTGGATAAAGGGGGTCAGGGGGATTTGTAAAATATCCTCATTCACCACTTCCACATTTTTTATTCCTTGCGCTGCCAAACCGGTTTGTAAAATTTCTGCTAGCCTGTCATCCAATTCTACTGCTACCACCCTTTTTACAACCTCTGCCAACTTAGCAGTTAAAAATCCAAACCCTGGCCCAACTTCCAAAACCACATCGTCCTTTTTTAATTCCGCGGCTTTTATAATTTTTTCATATATCTC
This genomic interval from Patescibacteria group bacterium contains the following:
- the rsmA gene encoding 16S rRNA (adenine(1518)-N(6)/adenine(1519)-N(6))-dimethyltransferase RsmA, coding for MSLLETIKQLCRLYNIKPARSRGQNFLIKEEIYEKIIKAAELKKDDVVLEVGPGFGFLTAKLAEVVKRVVAVELDDRLAEILQTGLAAQGIKNVEVVNEDILQIPLTPFIHRRSGAGKGEYKIVANLPYNITSIFLRKFLSAENKPGMMVLMLQKEVAERIVASPPKMSLLAVSVQFYAEPEIIDIAPANCFWPKPEVDSAIIKLKVIKSIKSKVNEKEFFRMVKIGFSAKRKMLKNNLAAGYHISQAEAEKKIKNTGFNPKTRAQELSVEDWIKLFGEFI